The Mytilus trossulus isolate FHL-02 unplaced genomic scaffold, PNRI_Mtr1.1.1.hap1 h1tg000343l___fragment_1__unscaffolded, whole genome shotgun sequence genome contains a region encoding:
- the LOC134701820 gene encoding complement C1q-like protein 4, whose product MRFIALKLVGFIVLSTVSAQKACTKNVNLWKSIQYQLKLAEKTDGWCNCGTTEMHGNKRVGFLARFSKNQRNVHNGATLVFDKVVTNTGSGYDASTGQFVAPYEGLYYFSWTVLTGTSTYFISDIFHNGNKIASNFSDGTGISTGHISASQSVLLQLTAKDRVYIKTQRTGQFRYGEAWTTFSGFKI is encoded by the exons ATGAG GTTTATTGCCTTAAAACTTGTTGGATTTATAGTCCTTTCAACAGTCAGTGCTCAGAAAGCTTGCACTAAAAATGTCAACTTGTGGAAAAGCATACAATATCAGCTTAAGTTAGCAGAGAAAACAGATGGTTGGTGTAATTGTGGGACAACAGAAATGC atggtAACAAAAGAGTCGGATTTCTGGCTAGATTTTctaaaaatcaaagaaatgtACATAATGGAGCCACTTTGGTATTTGATAAGGTAGTTACCAACACTGGTTCTGGATACGATGCTTCCACTGGACAGTTTGTTGCACCGTACGAAGGTCTTTATTATTTCTCTTGGACCGTTCTAACTGGCACATCCACATACTTCATTTCAGATATCTTTCATAATGGTAACAAAATTGCTAGTAACTTCTCTGATGGAACAGGAATATCGACGGGACATATTTCAGCTTCACAAAGCGTTCTGCTACAGCTTACAGCTAAAGACCGAGTTTACATAAAGACTCAAAGGACTGGACAATTTAGATATGGTGAAGCATGGACAACTTTCAGTGGATTTAAAATCTAA
- the LOC134701812 gene encoding zinc finger CCHC domain-containing protein 17-like isoform X1: MSSPPKYKERRSSSGPIDVPALYSVFNGEVAALQPYGAFIKIPGYRKQGLVHKSQMSKARVEDPSEMLAVGEMVYCKVVSVEGDKIGLSMKVINQTTGKDEDAENVQLSLDERKNRKGFRSERAKIELGAIFDTTCKKCGGHGHLAQDCFHAKGGKAYELIPEDEVISPSKETDTSSSRKRKKKEKKEKKAKKSKKHRHSDSLSEDETEKSHKKKHKKHKHHHHKHEKKSRHNNSSSSSDG; the protein is encoded by the exons atgagcTCACCACCAAAATATAAGGAAAGAAGGAGTTCTAGTGGACCCATAGATGTACCAGCCCTTTATTCAGTGTTCAATGGGGAG GTAGCAGCATTACAACCCTATGGAGCTTTTATTAAAATTCCAGGCTACAGAAAGCAAG GTCTGGTCCATAAGTCACAGATGTCTAAAGCTAGGGTGGAGGACCCTTCAGAAATGTTAGCTGTTGGAGAGATGGTGTATTGTAAAGTTGTGTCAGTAGag GGAGATAAGATTGGACTGTCTATGAAGGTTATCAACCAAACCACTGGTAAAGATGAGGATGCAGAAAATGTTCAACTTAG TttggatgaaagaaaaaataggAAAGGATTTCGGAGTGAGAGAGCAAAAATAGAATTGGGTGCTATCTTTGATACAACATGCAAGAAGTGTGGTGGCCATG GACATTTGGCTCAAGACTGTTTCCATGCAAAAGGAGGCAAGGCATATGAACTAATACCAGAAGATGAAGTAATTTCACCTAGTAAAGAAACAGATACTTCATCTAGCAGGAAAAGAAAAAAG aaagaaaagaaagaaaaaaaagcaaaaaaatctAAGAAACATCGCCATAGTGATTCCTTATCAGAAGATGAAACAGAAAAATCTCATAAAAAG AAACATAAGAAACACAAACACCACCATCATAAACATGAAAAGAAGAGTCGACATAATAACAGCAGTTCAAGTAGTGACGgatga
- the LOC134701812 gene encoding zinc finger CCHC domain-containing protein 17-like isoform X2 → MSSPPKYKERRSSSGPIDVPALYSVFNGEVAALQPYGAFIKIPGYRKQGLVHKSQMSKARVEDPSEMLAVGEMVYCKVVSVEGDKIGLSMKVINQTTGKDEDAENVQLSLDERKNRKGFRSERAKIELGAIFDTTCKKCGGHGHLAQDCFHAKGGKAYELIPEDEVISPSKETDTSSSRKRKKKEKKAKKSKKHRHSDSLSEDETEKSHKKKHKKHKHHHHKHEKKSRHNNSSSSSDG, encoded by the exons atgagcTCACCACCAAAATATAAGGAAAGAAGGAGTTCTAGTGGACCCATAGATGTACCAGCCCTTTATTCAGTGTTCAATGGGGAG GTAGCAGCATTACAACCCTATGGAGCTTTTATTAAAATTCCAGGCTACAGAAAGCAAG GTCTGGTCCATAAGTCACAGATGTCTAAAGCTAGGGTGGAGGACCCTTCAGAAATGTTAGCTGTTGGAGAGATGGTGTATTGTAAAGTTGTGTCAGTAGag GGAGATAAGATTGGACTGTCTATGAAGGTTATCAACCAAACCACTGGTAAAGATGAGGATGCAGAAAATGTTCAACTTAG TttggatgaaagaaaaaataggAAAGGATTTCGGAGTGAGAGAGCAAAAATAGAATTGGGTGCTATCTTTGATACAACATGCAAGAAGTGTGGTGGCCATG GACATTTGGCTCAAGACTGTTTCCATGCAAAAGGAGGCAAGGCATATGAACTAATACCAGAAGATGAAGTAATTTCACCTAGTAAAGAAACAGATACTTCATCTAGCAGGAAAAGAAAAAAG aaagaaaaaaaagcaaaaaaatctAAGAAACATCGCCATAGTGATTCCTTATCAGAAGATGAAACAGAAAAATCTCATAAAAAG AAACATAAGAAACACAAACACCACCATCATAAACATGAAAAGAAGAGTCGACATAATAACAGCAGTTCAAGTAGTGACGgatga